The following proteins come from a genomic window of Natronosalvus vescus:
- a CDS encoding aspartate aminotransferase family protein, which translates to MDRDTAEPSVRTVPGEAAQSWIEYHHRSAAPSEYSHEFVWDRTAPAAGPFCTDVDGNVLMDFTCHIGAAPLGYDNPKILEPMAEFELGDPMKIAGQDFYVGAGTSPTDPAHPGPSQLMDRLVEITAHYDMDTVFLCNSGAEAVENAMKIANANTQSPKYGITFVGAFHGRTVGTLSMTRAKSVYTRSYPEIAGTRTVPFCEDRNCSQETCSCGFFAGGDSQLGRLLEPEGGYIDPSEISFLILEPIQGVGGYNFPSEAFMDEVARVCETYDIHLIADEIQSGLGRTGKLWASDHYAIEPDVIAGGKALRTGATISRSEVFPTEKNRIGSTWGGGDILSALQGALTIDAIREYDLCANAVVRGAHMKERLRDAEPDGVIDVRGRGLMLAVEFDTTERRTAVVEEAVARGLLTLGCGEKAIRLLPPLDVTEREIDLGADLLLESIDATA; encoded by the coding sequence ATGGATCGGGATACCGCGGAGCCGTCGGTTCGTACCGTCCCGGGCGAGGCGGCCCAGTCGTGGATCGAGTACCACCACCGGAGCGCCGCCCCAAGTGAATACTCCCACGAGTTCGTCTGGGATCGAACCGCACCGGCAGCGGGGCCGTTCTGTACCGATGTCGACGGAAACGTCCTCATGGACTTTACGTGCCACATCGGCGCTGCACCCCTCGGGTACGACAATCCCAAAATTCTCGAGCCGATGGCCGAGTTCGAACTCGGCGATCCGATGAAGATCGCCGGCCAGGACTTCTACGTCGGTGCCGGTACGTCGCCGACGGATCCGGCCCACCCCGGACCGAGCCAGCTCATGGATCGGCTGGTCGAGATCACCGCCCACTACGACATGGACACAGTGTTTCTCTGTAACAGCGGCGCCGAGGCGGTCGAAAACGCGATGAAGATCGCCAACGCGAACACCCAATCGCCGAAGTACGGCATCACGTTCGTCGGCGCGTTCCACGGCCGGACTGTTGGGACGCTCTCGATGACTCGAGCCAAGTCCGTCTACACCCGTTCGTATCCCGAAATCGCAGGAACGAGAACGGTACCGTTCTGTGAGGATCGAAACTGTAGCCAGGAGACGTGCTCCTGTGGCTTTTTCGCCGGCGGTGACTCACAGCTGGGACGGCTCCTCGAGCCCGAAGGGGGCTACATCGATCCGTCGGAGATTTCGTTCCTGATCCTCGAGCCGATCCAGGGCGTCGGCGGCTACAACTTCCCGAGTGAGGCGTTCATGGACGAGGTAGCGAGGGTCTGTGAGACCTACGACATTCACCTGATCGCCGACGAAATCCAGTCCGGACTTGGACGAACGGGAAAGCTGTGGGCCTCGGATCACTACGCGATCGAACCGGACGTCATCGCCGGCGGGAAGGCGCTTCGAACCGGCGCGACCATCTCGCGCTCGGAAGTCTTCCCCACCGAAAAGAACCGCATCGGATCGACGTGGGGTGGGGGCGACATCCTCTCGGCGTTACAGGGAGCATTGACGATCGACGCGATTCGAGAGTACGACCTGTGTGCGAACGCAGTCGTTCGCGGTGCCCACATGAAAGAACGGTTGCGCGACGCGGAGCCCGACGGTGTGATCGACGTGCGCGGACGCGGACTCATGCTCGCCGTGGAGTTCGACACCACCGAGCGTCGAACCGCCGTCGTCGAGGAGGCCGTCGCTCGAGGCCTGCTGACGCTCGGCTGTGGCGAGAAGGCGATCAGGCTGTTGCCGCCGCTCGACGTGACCGAACGCGAGATCGACCTCGGTGCCGACCTGTTACTCGAGTCGATCGACGCGACCGCCTAA
- a CDS encoding adenosylcobalamin-dependent ribonucleoside-diphosphate reductase, with the protein MSESELTADDLTLPIKRTEGETLEERMTANAYHNILPARYLRKDADGELTETQEELFERIGKNIALAEAVYEGDNQGVEVTVTPDQLKPGHPRRDELAAEVFGEGTTVDDDVETVLTEENVNKFAYDTVVPGLPTSVREHVEDVADTFIEGMETLSFMPNSPTLMNAGDELQQLSACFVMSPDDDLANIHETAKKAAEVFQSGGGVGYGFWQLRPFGDSVGSTGGIASGPITFMRTYDQLCETIAQGGTRRGAQMSIMRVSHPDVIEFIHAKNKDVSLAHTLRLNDPDDYTYTTFAEALEEARELIDDDGKVPKHLRNAVEGHLSNFNISVGVTDAFMEAVQNGEEYTFTNPRTEEPHIATEETKEMYGRYDLGEYVEVGEPLSIPAELVWERIVEGAHENGEPGVIYLERVNKEHSFDVEKHPEHTILATNPCGEQPLEEFEACNLGHINLSTLAAFDSPDWRVWSAEHADEYESHEEAVAAFLEAAIDWDEFDERIAYGTRFLENVVTMSDFPVEEIEETVRRMRKIGLGIMGLAQLYIQLGIKYGSDEGNEVARQLMTHINHEAKWTSHELAEERGSFADWDESKYANPTEYREWFEHQTGLNADRFPDGFPIRNHNVTTIAPTGTTSMVGNTTGGCEPIYNVAYYKNVTDDVQGDEMLVEFDDYFLRTLEANDIDVEAAKREAQEQMATNQFDGVDGLETVPDAIGELFVITADLTAKDHAAVQCACQEGVDSAISKTVNAPNDSTLEDAKEVFEWVYEHGGKGVTYYRDGTRTKQVLTTRADNTEFADETEAAEALVEQIGEIFGGLEQFLEHEDVRQVLGADLETNGDRPTVEFAEKRERPDALQGVSQRIDTGYGKVYVTINEDPETGQPFELFANIGHSGGFTNSFTEALAKVISTSLRSGVDPEEVVDELCGTRSPKVAWDKGEQIQSIPDAIGTAMRRYLDNEIDKPYPKQQTLEESADAEEAAVDYEDHETDGGAAAEKQDATQDLIDAGESPECPSCGSLSLYFSEGCKTCESCGWSEC; encoded by the coding sequence ATGAGCGAATCCGAGCTCACCGCGGACGATCTCACGCTGCCGATCAAACGCACTGAGGGCGAGACCCTCGAGGAGCGCATGACGGCAAACGCCTATCACAACATCCTCCCAGCACGCTATCTTCGGAAGGATGCCGACGGCGAACTTACCGAGACCCAGGAGGAACTGTTCGAGCGCATCGGGAAGAACATCGCTCTCGCCGAGGCAGTGTACGAGGGCGACAACCAGGGGGTCGAGGTCACCGTCACGCCAGACCAGCTCAAGCCGGGCCATCCACGCCGGGACGAACTCGCCGCGGAGGTCTTCGGGGAGGGGACGACCGTCGACGACGACGTCGAGACGGTGCTCACCGAGGAGAACGTCAACAAATTTGCCTACGACACCGTCGTCCCCGGACTTCCCACTTCGGTTCGAGAACACGTCGAGGACGTCGCCGACACGTTCATCGAGGGTATGGAAACCCTCTCGTTCATGCCCAACTCGCCGACGCTGATGAACGCAGGTGACGAACTCCAGCAACTCTCGGCCTGTTTCGTCATGAGCCCCGACGACGACCTCGCGAACATCCACGAGACGGCCAAGAAGGCCGCCGAGGTTTTCCAGTCCGGTGGCGGCGTCGGCTACGGCTTCTGGCAACTGCGCCCGTTCGGGGACTCCGTCGGTTCCACCGGCGGCATCGCCTCCGGCCCGATCACCTTCATGCGCACGTACGATCAGCTGTGTGAGACCATCGCGCAAGGCGGTACCCGACGGGGGGCCCAGATGAGCATCATGCGCGTCTCACACCCGGACGTCATCGAATTCATCCACGCCAAAAACAAGGACGTCTCGCTGGCACACACGCTGCGGCTCAACGACCCCGACGACTACACGTACACGACGTTCGCCGAGGCGCTCGAGGAGGCCCGCGAACTGATCGACGACGACGGCAAGGTGCCGAAACACCTGCGCAACGCCGTCGAGGGCCACCTCTCGAATTTTAACATCTCGGTGGGCGTCACCGACGCCTTCATGGAGGCCGTCCAGAACGGCGAAGAGTACACGTTCACCAACCCACGGACGGAAGAGCCACACATCGCCACCGAGGAAACCAAGGAGATGTACGGCCGCTACGACCTCGGCGAGTACGTCGAGGTCGGCGAACCGCTCTCTATTCCCGCCGAACTCGTCTGGGAGCGCATCGTGGAGGGTGCCCACGAGAACGGCGAACCCGGCGTGATCTATCTCGAGCGCGTCAACAAGGAACACTCCTTCGACGTGGAGAAACACCCCGAACATACCATTTTGGCGACAAATCCATGTGGTGAGCAGCCGTTGGAAGAATTCGAGGCCTGTAATCTTGGACATATTAACCTGAGTACCCTCGCTGCCTTTGATTCCCCAGACTGGCGCGTCTGGTCGGCCGAACACGCCGACGAGTACGAGAGCCACGAGGAAGCCGTCGCAGCGTTCCTCGAGGCGGCCATCGACTGGGACGAGTTCGACGAGCGCATCGCCTACGGCACGCGCTTCCTCGAGAACGTCGTCACGATGTCCGACTTCCCGGTCGAAGAGATCGAAGAGACCGTTCGCCGGATGCGCAAGATCGGACTGGGCATCATGGGGCTGGCACAGCTCTACATCCAGCTCGGCATCAAGTACGGTAGCGACGAGGGTAACGAGGTCGCCCGCCAACTGATGACCCACATCAACCACGAGGCCAAGTGGACGAGTCACGAACTGGCCGAAGAGCGCGGCTCCTTCGCCGACTGGGACGAGTCGAAGTACGCGAACCCCACGGAGTACCGCGAGTGGTTCGAACACCAGACGGGTCTCAACGCGGATCGGTTCCCTGACGGGTTCCCCATCCGGAACCACAACGTCACGACGATCGCGCCGACCGGGACGACGAGCATGGTCGGCAACACCACCGGCGGCTGTGAGCCCATCTACAACGTCGCCTACTACAAGAACGTCACCGACGACGTCCAGGGCGACGAGATGCTGGTGGAGTTCGACGACTACTTCCTGCGCACGCTCGAGGCCAACGATATCGACGTCGAGGCCGCAAAGCGCGAGGCCCAGGAACAGATGGCTACCAACCAGTTCGACGGTGTCGACGGGCTCGAGACCGTCCCCGACGCGATCGGCGAACTGTTCGTCATCACCGCCGACCTCACCGCGAAAGATCACGCGGCCGTGCAGTGTGCCTGCCAGGAGGGCGTCGACTCCGCCATCTCGAAGACCGTCAACGCGCCCAACGACTCCACGCTCGAGGACGCCAAGGAGGTCTTCGAGTGGGTGTACGAACACGGCGGCAAGGGCGTCACCTACTACCGCGACGGCACCCGGACGAAGCAGGTGCTGACGACGCGCGCGGACAACACGGAGTTCGCCGACGAGACCGAAGCCGCCGAGGCGCTGGTCGAACAGATCGGCGAAATCTTCGGTGGCCTCGAGCAGTTCCTCGAGCACGAAGACGTCCGCCAAGTGCTTGGGGCCGACCTCGAGACCAACGGCGACCGACCGACCGTCGAGTTCGCCGAAAAACGCGAACGCCCCGACGCCTTGCAGGGCGTGAGCCAGCGCATCGACACCGGCTACGGCAAGGTGTATGTCACGATCAACGAGGATCCCGAAACCGGCCAGCCGTTCGAGTTGTTCGCCAACATCGGCCACTCCGGCGGCTTCACCAACTCCTTCACCGAAGCGCTGGCGAAGGTCATCTCGACCTCGCTGCGCTCCGGTGTCGATCCCGAGGAGGTCGTCGACGAACTCTGTGGAACCCGAAGTCCGAAGGTGGCCTGGGACAAGGGCGAACAGATTCAGTCGATCCCGGACGCGATTGGCACTGCGATGCGACGCTACCTCGACAACGAAATCGACAAACCGTACCCGAAACAGCAGACGCTCGAGGAGTCGGCGGACGCCGAGGAGGCTGCAGTCGACTACGAGGATCACGAGACCGACGGCGGGGCCGCAGCCGAAAAACAGGACGCCACCCAGGATCTGATCGACGCCGGCGAGTCGCCGGAGTGTCCCTCCTGTGGGTCGCTCTCGCTGTACTTCTCGGAAGGCTGCAAGACGTGTGAGTCCTGTGGCTGGAGCGAGTGCTGA
- the trpG gene encoding anthranilate synthase component II, whose product MSTTPGAGDEYSDDSASGVDVTADEGRPHVLVVDNYDSFTYNLVEYVSEHAETTVLKNTATLEEVRAVDADAIIISPGPGHPENERDVGVSMDVIREVSPTIPTLGVCLGLEAAVYALGGTIDRAPSPIHGKASSVNHDGRGVFAGLEQGFQAGRYHSLVAVEVPDCLEVTATTDHDGTSLVMGVRHTDEDVPLECVQFHPESVLTAVGHEIIENFLRDVRAQNGSTPR is encoded by the coding sequence ATGAGCACGACGCCTGGCGCTGGAGACGAGTATAGCGATGATTCCGCCAGCGGAGTCGACGTCACCGCCGACGAGGGGCGACCGCACGTTCTCGTCGTCGACAACTACGACTCCTTTACGTACAATCTGGTCGAGTACGTCAGCGAGCACGCCGAGACGACCGTGTTGAAAAACACCGCCACGCTCGAGGAGGTTCGCGCGGTCGACGCCGACGCGATCATCATCAGTCCTGGCCCCGGCCACCCGGAAAACGAACGCGACGTCGGCGTCTCGATGGACGTGATCCGCGAGGTGAGTCCGACGATCCCTACGTTGGGTGTCTGCCTTGGTCTCGAGGCCGCCGTCTACGCCCTAGGCGGGACGATCGACCGCGCACCGTCGCCGATCCACGGGAAAGCTTCTTCCGTGAATCACGACGGACGGGGCGTCTTCGCGGGGCTCGAGCAGGGCTTCCAGGCCGGTCGGTACCACTCGCTAGTCGCCGTCGAGGTGCCCGACTGTCTCGAGGTAACGGCGACGACCGACCACGATGGCACGTCACTCGTCATGGGCGTCCGTCACACGGACGAGGACGTGCCACTCGAGTGCGTACAGTTCCATCCGGAGAGCGTACTCACCGCCGTCGGTCACGAGATCATCGAGAACTTTCTTCGGGACGTGCGCGCTCAGAACGGGAGCACGCCGAGATAA
- the trpE gene encoding anthranilate synthase component I: MTNPPSTSNAAPTPTQSSLTLQTDDDRFVGLAERTDRRERPAVVRLEATLEVETTPLNAYAALTGRIETEGTEADREPSPYSFLLESAEKTPSSDPDGAFRPNAASADRHARFSYVGYEPEAVITVDPDGTTVEPLTDTAPLETIGRDDSGDTVDSLRAALPDVRLENVPDRDRQHLEGGLVGFLAYDAVYDLWLEEVGCERPDSRFPDAQFVLTTKTLVFDEHDGTVSLVFTPVIGPADDPRAVYDELRSEAERVQTVLSSATTLETGGFVKRSETAGSRQTYEAAVDRAKERVLDGEIYQGVISRRREIRGEIDPLGFYESMREINPSPYMYLLEHDDLTVVGASPETLISVRGGEIMSNPIAGTCERGSSPVEDRRLAGEMLADAKERAEHTMLVDLARNDVRRVAEAGSVRVDEFMNVLKYSHVQHIESTVTGRLAADADAFDTTRAAFPAGTLSGAPKVRAMEIIDDLEDEPRGLYGGGVGYYSWTGDADFAIVIRTATIESGGDDQRITVQAGAGLVADSDPAAEYDETEKKMGGVLAALEQIEREESTDPTDRDVVVGAEQ, translated from the coding sequence ATGACGAATCCACCATCGACATCGAACGCAGCACCCACCCCAACGCAGTCGTCGCTGACGCTCCAGACCGACGACGATAGATTCGTCGGCCTCGCCGAGCGAACCGACCGACGGGAGCGACCGGCCGTCGTCCGCCTCGAGGCCACGCTCGAGGTCGAAACGACGCCACTGAACGCGTATGCGGCCCTTACAGGACGTATCGAAACCGAGGGAACAGAAGCCGACCGCGAGCCGTCGCCCTACAGCTTCCTGCTCGAGAGCGCAGAGAAGACGCCCTCGAGCGATCCGGACGGTGCGTTCAGACCGAACGCCGCCAGCGCGGATCGACACGCCCGCTTTTCGTACGTCGGGTACGAACCAGAGGCGGTCATCACCGTCGATCCCGATGGGACGACCGTCGAACCCCTCACGGACACTGCGCCACTCGAGACCATCGGCCGCGACGACAGCGGAGACACCGTCGATTCGCTTCGGGCGGCTTTGCCCGACGTTCGACTGGAGAACGTCCCCGACCGCGACCGCCAGCACCTCGAGGGTGGGCTGGTTGGCTTTCTCGCGTACGACGCCGTCTACGACCTCTGGCTCGAGGAAGTGGGCTGTGAGCGACCCGACTCGCGATTTCCGGACGCCCAGTTCGTTCTGACGACGAAAACGCTCGTGTTCGACGAACACGATGGCACCGTCTCGCTGGTGTTCACGCCGGTGATTGGCCCCGCCGACGATCCGCGAGCAGTGTACGACGAGCTCCGATCAGAAGCCGAACGCGTCCAGACCGTCCTTTCGTCGGCAACGACCCTCGAAACCGGCGGATTTGTCAAACGATCGGAGACGGCAGGGTCGCGCCAGACGTACGAAGCGGCCGTCGATCGAGCGAAAGAACGCGTGCTCGACGGCGAGATCTACCAGGGCGTGATCTCCCGACGTCGCGAAATTCGTGGTGAGATCGATCCCCTGGGGTTCTACGAGTCGATGCGCGAGATCAACCCCTCGCCGTACATGTACTTGCTCGAGCACGACGATCTCACGGTCGTCGGTGCCAGCCCCGAGACGCTGATCTCCGTGCGCGGCGGCGAGATCATGTCGAATCCGATCGCCGGTACCTGTGAACGAGGCTCGAGCCCCGTCGAGGATCGACGCCTGGCCGGCGAGATGCTCGCCGACGCCAAAGAGCGCGCCGAACACACGATGCTGGTCGATCTGGCACGAAACGACGTTCGCCGGGTCGCCGAAGCAGGCTCCGTTCGCGTCGACGAGTTCATGAACGTCCTCAAGTACAGCCACGTCCAGCACATCGAGTCGACGGTCACCGGTCGGCTGGCCGCCGACGCCGACGCGTTCGACACGACCCGTGCTGCGTTCCCCGCAGGGACACTTTCTGGCGCACCGAAAGTGCGGGCAATGGAGATCATCGACGATCTCGAGGACGAGCCTCGCGGTCTGTACGGTGGTGGCGTCGGCTACTACTCCTGGACGGGGGATGCCGACTTCGCGATCGTCATCCGAACGGCGACGATCGAATCCGGTGGTGACGACCAGCGCATCACCGTGCAAGCGGGCGCGGGTCTCGTCGCCGACAGCGATCCGGCAGCCGAGTACGACGAGACGGAGAAAAAGATGGGCGGCGTGTTGGCGGCGCTCGAGCAGATCGAACGGGAGGAGTCGACCGATCCGACTGACCGTGACGTGGTCGTGGGGGCCGAGCAATGA
- a CDS encoding phosphoribosylanthranilate isomerase has product MTRVKICGITQKDDLDAAVEAGADAVGIVCDVSIETPREVTADRATALVDAAPPFVTTVLVTMPTGPERAIELAEAVEPDVMQLHGGMRPGDLAYLRAKIDAAVFLAIDAEDVSAAEMYDDIADALVVDSVDEHGAGGTGETHDWEQTREAVSALESPVILAGGLTPSNVTEAIETVSPYAVDVSSGIEATPGTKDHEAVRAFVDAARRPDGVAVRSREPPTVER; this is encoded by the coding sequence ATGACGCGCGTGAAGATTTGCGGGATCACCCAGAAGGACGATCTCGATGCCGCCGTCGAAGCCGGAGCAGATGCCGTCGGGATCGTCTGTGACGTTTCGATCGAAACACCACGGGAAGTGACCGCCGATCGCGCCACAGCGCTCGTCGACGCCGCCCCACCGTTCGTAACGACCGTTCTCGTGACGATGCCGACGGGGCCTGAGCGGGCAATCGAACTCGCCGAAGCCGTCGAACCCGACGTCATGCAGCTCCACGGCGGAATGCGACCGGGCGATCTGGCTTACCTGCGAGCCAAAATCGACGCCGCGGTCTTCCTCGCCATCGACGCCGAAGACGTGTCGGCGGCTGAAATGTACGACGACATCGCGGACGCGCTGGTCGTCGACTCCGTGGACGAACACGGTGCTGGCGGTACCGGTGAAACCCACGACTGGGAGCAAACCCGCGAGGCAGTTTCAGCCCTCGAGTCACCGGTCATTCTCGCTGGCGGGCTCACTCCGTCGAACGTCACCGAAGCGATCGAGACCGTATCGCCGTACGCCGTCGACGTCTCGAGCGGAATCGAAGCCACACCGGGAACGAAAGACCACGAGGCCGTTCGTGCGTTCGTCGACGCGGCCCGCCGTCCCGATGGGGTGGCGGTACGATCTCGAGAGCCGCCGACAGTCGAACGCTGA
- the trpD gene encoding anthranilate phosphoribosyltransferase yields the protein MQTYVEHVTDGRNLAQPEARAASSAIFQDATEAQIGALLAALRSKGETEAEIAGFAEGMRDAARTIDPDREPLVDTCGTGGDDYDTINVSTTSAIVAAGAGVSVAKHGNYSVSSSSGSADVLEEVGVTVDAEPPAVERAIETDGIGFMLAPVFHPAMKAVIGPRQELGMRTIFNVLGPLTNPAGADAQVVGVYDPELVPVLARALARMNVERALVVHGAGTDEIAIHGETRVAEVDGETVEEYTLEPADLGLETHAIDAVAGGTPEANAADLRGIVDGRIDGAKRDVILANAGAAVYISGEVDTLEAGADRALEAIQSGDAAATLERLCDSTRSGANAETDSEKNAEVDSKTDTNTEAEAEAQ from the coding sequence ATGCAAACTTACGTCGAACACGTGACTGACGGTCGAAACCTCGCACAGCCGGAGGCTCGAGCCGCCTCGAGCGCAATCTTCCAGGATGCGACCGAAGCACAGATCGGTGCACTGCTCGCGGCACTGCGTTCGAAAGGCGAGACGGAAGCCGAAATCGCGGGCTTCGCTGAAGGGATGCGCGACGCCGCCCGAACGATCGATCCCGATCGCGAACCGCTGGTCGACACCTGCGGCACCGGCGGCGACGACTACGACACGATCAACGTCTCCACGACGAGCGCGATCGTCGCAGCGGGCGCCGGCGTTTCCGTCGCCAAACACGGCAACTACTCGGTGTCCTCCTCCTCCGGTAGCGCCGACGTCCTCGAGGAGGTGGGCGTCACCGTTGACGCCGAACCGCCCGCCGTCGAACGCGCCATCGAAACCGACGGCATCGGCTTCATGCTCGCCCCGGTGTTCCACCCCGCGATGAAAGCCGTCATCGGGCCGCGCCAGGAACTCGGGATGCGGACGATCTTCAACGTCCTCGGCCCACTCACGAACCCGGCCGGAGCCGACGCACAGGTCGTGGGCGTCTACGACCCCGAACTCGTTCCGGTACTCGCGCGTGCCCTCGCACGCATGAATGTCGAACGGGCGCTCGTCGTCCACGGTGCTGGTACCGACGAAATTGCGATCCACGGCGAGACGCGCGTCGCCGAGGTTGACGGGGAAACCGTCGAGGAGTACACCCTCGAGCCAGCCGACCTCGGACTTGAGACCCACGCTATCGACGCCGTCGCCGGTGGAACGCCCGAAGCGAACGCCGCCGACCTCCGCGGAATCGTCGACGGTCGCATCGACGGTGCGAAACGGGACGTCATCCTGGCGAACGCCGGCGCTGCTGTCTACATCTCCGGGGAAGTCGACACGCTCGAGGCGGGTGCCGATCGGGCCCTCGAAGCGATTCAATCGGGTGACGCCGCCGCGACGCTCGAGCGTCTGTGTGATTCTACGCGATCGGGCGCGAACGCAGAAACGGATTCGGAAAAGAACGCGGAAGTCGACTCGAAAACGGACACGAACACGGAAGCAGAGGCGGAGGCCCAATGA